One Gammaproteobacteria bacterium DNA window includes the following coding sequences:
- the dapB gene encoding 4-hydroxy-tetrahydrodipicolinate reductase: MIPRIAVNGAQGKMGKITVQTLQEHPKFKLVGEFGRHTELRGAIKNSQPDIVIDFTTAAVAFENAKIIIESGANAIIGTTGFTPQQISTLKKVCTKKKLGAIIAPNFSISALILMRLAKEVAGYLPNVEIIEAHHEKKADAPSGTAIKTAELINQARAKTKKINSHEILSGARGANKDGIPIHSIRLPGFLAHEEVIFGSPGETLHLKHNTIDRNAFMPGVLLACEKVQHLNTLVYGLEELLF, from the coding sequence ATGATTCCACGTATTGCTGTTAATGGTGCTCAGGGGAAAATGGGCAAAATCACAGTCCAAACACTTCAAGAACATCCCAAATTTAAATTGGTTGGCGAATTTGGACGTCATACAGAATTACGTGGAGCAATTAAAAATTCTCAACCTGATATTGTAATTGATTTTACAACGGCTGCGGTCGCATTCGAAAATGCAAAAATCATTATCGAAAGCGGAGCTAATGCCATCATTGGCACAACGGGTTTTACACCGCAACAGATTTCAACACTAAAAAAAGTATGCACGAAAAAAAAATTAGGCGCGATTATTGCGCCTAATTTTTCTATCAGCGCACTTATTTTGATGCGACTTGCAAAAGAAGTTGCTGGATATTTACCCAACGTTGAAATTATAGAAGCGCATCACGAAAAGAAAGCGGATGCGCCATCCGGAACCGCTATTAAAACTGCAGAGCTCATTAATCAAGCTCGTGCAAAAACAAAAAAAATTAATTCCCATGAAATTCTTTCCGGCGCTCGCGGTGCAAATAAAGACGGCATTCCTATTCATTCCATACGACTTCCTGGATTTCTCGCTCACGAAGAAGTTATCTTCGGCAGCCCTGGAGAAACCCTACACCTAAAACACAACACTATCGACCGCAACGCCTTCATGCCTGGCGTTCTCCTCGCCTGCGAAAAAGTGCAGCACCTCAACACCCTCGTCTACGGCCTCGAAGAACTGCTTTTTTAA
- a CDS encoding MBL fold metallo-hydrolase, with protein sequence MELTFCGAAGTVTGSKYLVKSEGHQFLVDCGLFQGLKELRLRNWSALPFDPHEINAVMLTHAHIDHSGYIPLLVRNGFKGKIYCSPATADLCRILLPDSAHIQEEEALRANKYGYSKHQPALPLYTIEDAEAALKHFITVPFGHDYSLTDFFSFRLQHAGHILGASMIRIFTEQMSVLFSGDIGRMNDPIMKPPNQIDTVDYLVLESTYGDRLHDAKNPIDALSEIVNRVSDRGGVLVIPAFAVGRAQNILYYLHQLKAQRRIADLPIYLDSPMAISATELFWNYPHEHRLPCKIAKEVCESATYINTPEESKKLDEKPGPKIIISASGMVTGGRVLHHIKTFGPDENNCILLTGYQAEGTRGARIAAGEKKIKLLGETLMINAEVCELSNTSAHADYAEILGWLKKFKKAPKEVFITHGEHNAALAMQKHITENLGWKTKVPEYNETVKL encoded by the coding sequence ATGGAACTCACATTTTGTGGGGCAGCGGGAACGGTAACCGGTTCAAAGTACTTGGTAAAGAGCGAGGGGCATCAGTTTCTGGTGGATTGTGGCTTGTTTCAAGGGCTGAAAGAGTTGCGATTGCGAAACTGGAGTGCACTGCCTTTTGATCCGCATGAGATCAATGCGGTAATGCTGACACACGCACATATCGATCATTCAGGCTATATTCCACTGTTGGTGAGAAATGGTTTCAAAGGAAAAATCTATTGCAGCCCTGCAACAGCCGATTTGTGCCGAATTTTGTTACCGGATAGCGCCCATATTCAAGAAGAAGAGGCCTTACGCGCGAATAAATATGGTTATTCAAAACATCAACCTGCTCTACCCTTGTACACAATAGAAGACGCCGAAGCTGCATTAAAACATTTTATTACAGTGCCGTTTGGTCACGATTATAGTTTAACGGATTTCTTTAGTTTTCGTTTACAACATGCCGGGCATATTTTAGGCGCCTCAATGATCAGAATTTTCACTGAACAAATGAGCGTTTTATTTTCGGGTGACATTGGACGCATGAACGATCCTATAATGAAACCACCGAATCAAATTGATACAGTCGATTATTTGGTGTTGGAATCAACGTATGGGGATCGCTTACATGATGCCAAAAACCCCATCGACGCGCTGAGTGAAATTGTTAATCGAGTTTCCGATCGAGGGGGCGTTCTTGTAATACCTGCATTTGCAGTAGGCAGGGCTCAAAATATTTTATATTATTTACATCAACTGAAAGCACAACGACGCATAGCTGATTTACCGATATATTTAGATAGTCCGATGGCTATCAGTGCTACTGAATTATTCTGGAATTATCCTCATGAACATCGCCTTCCTTGCAAAATCGCTAAAGAAGTGTGCGAAAGCGCTACCTATATTAATACACCGGAAGAGTCAAAAAAACTCGATGAAAAGCCAGGACCAAAAATCATTATTTCAGCCAGCGGAATGGTAACAGGTGGCCGTGTGCTTCATCACATCAAAACTTTCGGACCCGATGAAAATAATTGTATTTTACTAACAGGGTATCAAGCTGAAGGAACTCGCGGAGCGCGAATAGCGGCGGGCGAAAAAAAGATTAAATTATTGGGTGAAACTCTAATGATCAACGCTGAAGTCTGCGAATTAAGCAATACATCAGCTCATGCCGATTATGCTGAAATTTTAGGTTGGCTTAAAAAATTTAAAAAAGCACCTAAAGAAGTTTTCATTACACATGGTGAACACAACGCAGCATTGGCCATGCAAAAACATATTACGGAAAATTTAGGATGGAAAACAAAAGTACCTGAATACAACGAAACAGTAAAACTATAG
- a CDS encoding UbiH/UbiF/VisC/COQ6 family ubiquinone biosynthesis hydroxylase, whose amino-acid sequence MSTNNNVQKFDVIIVGAGVPGLITAIELSGAGLQVALLEAKEFRETSAGKHVRVSAINIVSERILRRLHCWDEISTKKISPFREITVSDAEGVGRVLFSYRDVGREYLGNIVANEALIQALLNRAKELPNLFLFCPVQINVMMIDDDVVKIKCSDEAKFESKLLVGADGAESWVRKTLNIPVEEMPYHHTALVATVKTENAHGSVARQRFRENGPIAFLPLENQHHCSIVWSTIPEEAEELMGLDVKDLGEKMAGAIDYELGEITVIDKPIVYPLIMRHAAHYVHPRVALIGDAAHTIHPLAGQGLNLGILDAACLSEVVMDNFAMKRDIGLVQNLRRYERWRRSDNQLMIEAMRFFKEGFALQQGFLKNLRDITLKLTNRYRWLRRVFMHQAMGFRGELPNIGKL is encoded by the coding sequence ATGTCGACGAATAATAATGTACAGAAATTTGATGTCATTATTGTGGGTGCGGGAGTTCCTGGATTAATTACTGCAATTGAACTGTCTGGTGCAGGGCTGCAAGTTGCACTTCTTGAAGCTAAAGAATTCCGAGAAACGTCCGCTGGAAAACATGTTCGAGTGAGTGCTATCAATATTGTTTCAGAGCGAATTTTACGGCGATTACACTGCTGGGATGAAATATCGACTAAAAAAATCAGTCCTTTTCGTGAAATTACTGTAAGTGATGCAGAGGGAGTGGGGCGAGTATTATTTAGTTATAGAGATGTGGGTCGGGAATATTTGGGGAATATTGTTGCAAACGAAGCATTGATTCAAGCATTGTTAAATCGTGCTAAAGAACTACCCAATTTATTTTTATTTTGTCCTGTACAGATAAATGTCATGATGATTGATGATGACGTGGTGAAAATAAAATGTTCAGATGAAGCAAAGTTTGAATCAAAATTACTCGTTGGGGCTGACGGTGCTGAATCTTGGGTGAGAAAAACACTGAATATACCTGTTGAAGAAATGCCCTATCATCATACTGCGCTTGTGGCGACTGTTAAAACAGAAAATGCTCATGGTTCAGTTGCGCGCCAACGATTCAGAGAAAATGGACCGATTGCATTTTTACCATTAGAAAATCAACACCATTGTTCAATTGTTTGGTCAACAATTCCAGAGGAAGCTGAAGAATTGATGGGGCTTGATGTTAAAGATTTAGGCGAAAAAATGGCGGGCGCAATTGATTATGAGTTAGGAGAAATTACTGTCATCGATAAACCGATAGTATATCCTTTAATCATGAGACATGCCGCGCATTATGTTCATCCTCGTGTTGCATTAATTGGCGATGCGGCTCACACCATTCATCCGCTTGCGGGGCAAGGATTGAATTTAGGCATTCTTGATGCTGCCTGTTTAAGTGAAGTGGTTATGGATAATTTTGCAATGAAACGTGATATTGGTTTGGTTCAAAATTTGCGACGTTATGAACGGTGGCGTCGAAGTGATAACCAGTTAATGATTGAAGCTATGCGATTTTTCAAAGAAGGATTTGCTCTGCAACAGGGCTTTTTGAAAAACTTACGAGATATTACTTTAAAATTAACCAATCGTTACCGATGGCTGCGTAGAGTTTTTATGCATCAAGCCATGGGTTTTCGTGGTGAGCTGCCTAATATTGGAAAGCTATAG
- a CDS encoding SIR2 family protein, with product MTDQKFKEVVILTGAGFSKAFGLPLAGEFNTYLSNAPRIRDNPILFKLINSEKNFEKIYSLLQKGKDNNFNDFANAVEECFDRMNLFCQKAAKQGEKVVSFKRAIQEYVYDKPDRCELYFFTLNQDILLEYLIELRDGSRGGIDLIYPGICNITKSLAGNYTYLSSPPQEQVISRANISRIDINLQNDFYEISHRQKNQKAVVNDNQSVYKILYYKLHGSSNWFDGDDKMMILGTEKDEQVLENELISMYFKEFERAIKDKILLVIGYSFNDSHVNDIISRAVKNDNTKVYYISPDANFSNEKLGDRIELIEKMFPYKLEDLLDFDSRQDGRMPFEAKEILRALSFTESSKVDGESTE from the coding sequence ATGACAGATCAAAAGTTTAAAGAAGTTGTAATATTAACAGGTGCCGGTTTTTCCAAGGCTTTTGGCTTGCCATTAGCTGGCGAGTTCAATACTTATCTTAGTAATGCCCCTAGAATTCGTGATAATCCAATTTTATTTAAGTTAATAAATTCAGAAAAAAATTTCGAGAAAATTTATTCTCTATTACAGAAAGGTAAAGATAACAACTTTAACGATTTTGCGAATGCTGTAGAAGAGTGTTTTGACAGGATGAATTTATTTTGTCAAAAGGCAGCAAAACAAGGAGAAAAAGTTGTTTCATTTAAAAGAGCTATTCAGGAATATGTTTATGATAAACCTGATAGATGTGAACTTTATTTCTTTACATTAAATCAGGATATTCTTCTGGAATACCTTATCGAATTACGAGATGGGTCTCGTGGAGGTATTGATTTGATATATCCAGGTATTTGTAATATTACAAAAAGTTTAGCAGGAAATTACACGTATTTGTCGAGTCCTCCGCAAGAGCAGGTTATTTCTCGTGCTAATATTTCAAGAATTGATATCAATCTGCAAAATGATTTTTATGAGATATCCCATAGACAGAAAAATCAAAAAGCGGTAGTGAATGATAATCAGTCTGTTTATAAAATACTTTACTATAAACTGCATGGTTCTAGTAACTGGTTTGACGGCGATGATAAAATGATGATCCTTGGAACTGAGAAGGATGAACAAGTATTAGAAAATGAGTTGATATCAATGTACTTTAAGGAGTTTGAGCGTGCGATAAAAGATAAGATTCTTCTAGTCATTGGCTATAGCTTTAATGATAGTCATGTAAATGATATTATCTCGCGGGCTGTTAAAAATGATAATACAAAAGTTTACTATATATCTCCTGACGCTAATTTTAGTAATGAAAAATTAGGAGACAGAATAGAATTGATCGAAAAAATGTTTCCCTATAAACTTGAAGACTTGCTTGATTTTGATTCGCGCCAAGATGGTAGAATGCCCTTCGAGGCAAAAGAAATTCTCAGGGCTCTAAGTTTTACAGAGTCCTCAAAAGTAGATGGCGAAAGTACAGAATAA
- a CDS encoding peroxiredoxin C, whose product MSILVGRKAPDFVAAAVLANGDIVDKYNFAQEIKNKYALVFFYPLDFTFVCPSELIALDKMIDAFKERNVEVIAVSIDSQFTHNAWRNTPIAQGGIGPVQYTLVADVNHSICQSYGVEHAEAGVALRGAFIIDTNGIVKAQLVNDLPLGRDINEIIRLFDALQFHEKHGEVCPANWNKGKAGMVATPAGVAQFLSENAEDLA is encoded by the coding sequence ATGAGTATTTTAGTTGGCCGAAAGGCGCCTGATTTTGTTGCTGCCGCAGTGTTAGCAAACGGTGACATCGTTGATAAATATAATTTTGCACAAGAAATAAAAAATAAATACGCGCTAGTATTTTTCTATCCTTTGGATTTTACTTTTGTTTGTCCCTCTGAGCTTATTGCATTAGATAAGATGATTGATGCGTTTAAAGAACGTAATGTTGAAGTGATAGCTGTTTCTATTGATTCTCAATTTACCCATAATGCATGGCGAAATACACCTATTGCTCAAGGTGGAATTGGGCCGGTTCAGTACACACTGGTTGCCGATGTGAACCATTCAATTTGTCAATCTTATGGTGTCGAACATGCAGAAGCAGGTGTCGCATTACGTGGCGCATTTATTATTGATACTAATGGTATTGTGAAGGCGCAACTCGTTAATGATTTACCATTGGGTCGTGATATCAATGAAATTATTCGATTGTTTGATGCGCTTCAATTTCATGAGAAACATGGTGAAGTCTGTCCTGCAAACTGGAATAAAGGCAAAGCGGGTATGGTTGCAACACCTGCAGGCGTTGCACAATTCTTATCTGAAAATGCAGAAGACTTAGCTTAA
- a CDS encoding CocE/NonD family hydrolase, with protein MHKWLPSIVLVAFASIAIADNQKTPVANPLPSETPAKFVPVKDSFDYVRREVMIPMRDGVKLQAVIIIPKGVKNAPILLTRTPYNAKALSTHSESSHLGPTLYGYDNAVDVIQEGGFIRVLQDIRGKYNSEGDYVLGRPLVGPLNSTKVDHATDTYDTIDWLVKNIPESNGKVGILGISYDGLLSLMALVNPHPALKVAVPMNPLVDGWMGDDWFHNGAFRQQMMPYIYEQVGTRKNEELWWTNNYDDYDVYLRAGSAGELGRRYGLEQIGFWNKILAHPAYDSFWQQQALDKILATQPIKIPVMLVHSLWDQEDIYGDIAVYNALKQKADAKDKLFLVMGPWYHGQEIRDGSSIGKVKFDSDTALYFRKNILHPFLDQYLKDNAPKANVSAISAFETGTNTWQHLSELPTTKTTPLYLTSGMLASFDVPKSKKTPYDEYISDPAKPVPFRSRPIRPVGHDPLRGLTWPEWLLDDQREASGRTDVLSYVSTVLTSPVKISGQPMANLIASTSGTDSDWVVKVIDVYPDEVGSRPEMGGYQLMISADIFRGRYRESLEKPKAIAANKPQLYRFALPTANHVFLPGHRIMVQIQSSWFPLYDRNPQTFVPSIFWAKAGDYKKAVQRIYHAPNQVSFIELPVVPVTITTSRL; from the coding sequence ATGCACAAGTGGTTACCAAGTATTGTTCTAGTAGCTTTCGCATCTATTGCTATAGCTGATAATCAGAAAACACCTGTTGCGAATCCTTTACCGAGTGAAACGCCTGCAAAATTCGTACCTGTCAAAGATAGTTTTGATTATGTGCGGCGAGAAGTGATGATTCCGATGCGTGATGGTGTGAAATTGCAGGCAGTGATCATTATCCCAAAAGGGGTAAAAAATGCTCCCATTTTGTTAACACGCACACCTTATAATGCTAAAGCGTTGAGCACACACTCGGAAAGTTCGCATCTTGGGCCTACATTGTACGGTTATGATAATGCTGTAGATGTTATTCAAGAGGGTGGGTTTATCAGAGTACTGCAAGATATTCGTGGGAAATATAATTCAGAGGGTGATTACGTTTTAGGTAGGCCTTTAGTCGGACCTTTAAATTCAACAAAAGTAGATCATGCCACTGATACATACGACACGATTGATTGGTTGGTGAAAAATATTCCTGAAAGCAATGGAAAAGTCGGGATTCTCGGAATTTCTTACGATGGTTTATTGTCGTTGATGGCGCTAGTCAATCCACATCCTGCATTAAAAGTCGCTGTGCCGATGAATCCTTTAGTTGATGGTTGGATGGGTGATGATTGGTTTCATAACGGTGCTTTTCGTCAGCAAATGATGCCTTATATTTATGAGCAAGTTGGCACGCGAAAAAATGAAGAATTATGGTGGACGAATAATTATGATGATTACGATGTTTATTTGCGTGCGGGGTCCGCGGGTGAATTAGGGCGTCGCTATGGACTTGAGCAAATTGGATTTTGGAATAAAATTCTTGCTCACCCCGCGTACGATTCTTTCTGGCAACAACAAGCTTTAGATAAAATATTAGCGACACAACCCATAAAAATTCCGGTGATGTTAGTGCATAGTCTTTGGGATCAAGAAGATATTTACGGTGATATTGCGGTTTATAATGCGTTGAAACAAAAAGCGGATGCTAAGGATAAATTATTTTTAGTGATGGGGCCATGGTATCATGGTCAGGAAATTAGAGACGGAAGCTCAATTGGAAAAGTAAAATTTGATAGTGATACGGCATTATATTTTAGGAAGAATATTTTGCATCCTTTTCTCGATCAATATTTAAAAGATAATGCACCTAAAGCTAATGTGTCTGCCATTTCTGCTTTTGAAACGGGTACAAATACATGGCAACATTTATCTGAATTACCAACAACAAAAACAACACCCTTGTATTTAACCTCTGGTATGTTGGCGAGTTTTGATGTGCCAAAATCAAAAAAAACGCCGTATGATGAATATATTTCTGATCCTGCAAAACCAGTACCTTTTCGTTCACGACCCATACGTCCAGTTGGTCATGATCCGCTTCGGGGTCTCACATGGCCCGAATGGTTGTTGGATGATCAGCGAGAAGCTTCAGGTAGAACGGACGTGCTATCTTATGTGTCAACTGTTTTAACATCGCCTGTGAAAATATCAGGTCAACCGATGGCTAATTTAATTGCGTCAACGAGTGGCACTGATTCTGATTGGGTAGTAAAAGTCATTGATGTTTACCCTGATGAAGTGGGTTCACGCCCTGAAATGGGTGGATATCAGTTAATGATTTCTGCTGATATTTTTAGGGGGCGTTATCGAGAAAGTTTAGAAAAACCAAAAGCCATTGCAGCAAATAAACCGCAATTATATCGTTTTGCGTTACCAACAGCCAATCATGTATTTTTACCTGGCCATCGGATCATGGTTCAAATTCAATCGAGCTGGTTTCCGCTTTATGATCGCAATCCACAAACTTTTGTTCCTTCCATTTTTTGGGCAAAAGCCGGTGATTACAAAAAAGCAGTACAACGAATTTATCATGCGCCTAATCAAGTATCTTTTATAGAATTGCCTGTTGTTCCAGTTACGATTACTACGTCGCGTCTTTAG
- a CDS encoding FAD-dependent monooxygenase, which produces MRDECDVKNFDVIIVGGGLVGATLALALNSYRVALLEAQPRHYSDENIPGGERAIVLSASSKNILSALNIWPSISPYVESVNEVKVTDKGYFGQVRMSAKEEELSALGYVVQAKYLQIQLSRLLDEHENITVFYQSKCEELINDDSCARVKFQSPEGEHQISANLVVAADGHYSAVRQLLGIAVNSVDYQQSAIVSNIELARDHKHIAYERFTPTGPIALLPLGEKKSTLVWTVPHSQVNAVMALSQEEFIEKVQAIFGYRLGRFMEATPPVVFPIVMHRATELVRKRIVLIGNAANAIHPIAGQGLNLGLRDVAVLVEILNEQGFSHIEKSLCDYVDRRRADHLQIINITHSLVGFFTNAFFPLTTARNIGMTVMDCVPMAKRWLSKRSLGQVGYISPLSCGVSMHVDE; this is translated from the coding sequence GTGCGTGATGAATGTGATGTAAAAAATTTTGATGTCATTATTGTTGGTGGAGGATTAGTTGGCGCCACTTTAGCTCTGGCTTTAAATTCATATCGTGTTGCACTATTAGAAGCTCAACCGCGTCATTATTCTGATGAGAATATTCCAGGTGGTGAGCGAGCCATTGTTTTATCCGCGTCCAGTAAAAATATTTTATCAGCGCTCAATATTTGGCCTTCTATATCGCCTTATGTTGAATCTGTAAACGAAGTTAAAGTGACTGATAAAGGATACTTTGGTCAGGTTAGAATGTCAGCCAAAGAAGAAGAATTATCAGCATTAGGTTATGTTGTACAAGCGAAATATTTACAAATTCAATTATCGCGATTACTGGATGAGCATGAAAATATCACTGTTTTTTACCAATCAAAATGTGAAGAGCTAATTAATGATGATTCTTGTGCGCGTGTGAAATTTCAATCTCCTGAAGGAGAACATCAAATTAGTGCAAATTTGGTTGTGGCTGCTGATGGACATTATTCGGCTGTGCGACAATTGTTGGGAATAGCCGTTAATTCTGTTGATTACCAACAAAGTGCCATCGTGAGTAATATTGAGTTAGCTCGAGATCATAAACATATTGCGTATGAACGATTTACTCCAACGGGTCCCATTGCGTTATTACCGTTAGGTGAAAAAAAATCAACATTGGTATGGACAGTGCCACATTCACAAGTGAACGCAGTTATGGCATTAAGCCAAGAAGAGTTTATTGAAAAAGTACAAGCGATATTTGGCTACCGATTAGGCCGATTTATGGAAGCTACACCACCCGTTGTTTTTCCTATTGTGATGCATCGAGCAACAGAGCTCGTGAGAAAACGTATCGTGTTAATTGGGAACGCAGCTAATGCAATTCATCCTATTGCTGGGCAGGGGTTGAATTTAGGGTTGAGAGATGTTGCAGTGTTGGTTGAAATACTCAATGAGCAAGGTTTTTCTCACATTGAAAAAAGTTTGTGTGATTATGTAGACAGGCGACGTGCTGATCATTTGCAAATTATCAATATTACTCATAGTTTAGTCGGCTTTTTCACCAATGCATTCTTTCCATTAACGACGGCAAGAAATATTGGGATGACAGTGATGGATTGTGTGCCCATGGCAAAGCGTTGGTTATCTAAACGCTCTTTGGGACAGGTTGGCTACATTAGCCCTTTATCTTGTGGAGTATCGATGCATGTCGACGAATAA
- a CDS encoding ribbon-helix-helix protein, CopG family codes for MTALSITLPGRLAAESARLAERMGISRTEFIRVAVKHEVARIEKEMMLRSMVKSFQAMRKDKHYITESEALDEGFSGEKIEDRDDWWR; via the coding sequence ATGACCGCATTATCAATTACATTACCAGGACGGCTTGCAGCTGAAAGCGCGCGCCTCGCGGAGCGCATGGGAATCTCACGCACTGAATTTATTCGAGTCGCAGTCAAACATGAGGTGGCGCGGATAGAAAAGGAGATGATGCTAAGGTCCATGGTAAAAAGTTTTCAAGCCATGCGTAAAGATAAGCACTATATCACTGAGTCAGAGGCTCTTGACGAAGGCTTTTCCGGTGAAAAAATAGAAGATCGCGATGACTGGTGGCGCTAA
- a CDS encoding type II toxin-antitoxin system PemK/MazF family toxin, whose amino-acid sequence MTGGANLILTQGGIYLAKLNPSKKGEVGKVRPVVVLTNQIILDSEPPIIFVCPLSSQSHKKFASLHIEIPARDSLSTVSYALVEHCRAISQQRIATHRLAQLQHREVVDIIQRLNTLIDYQF is encoded by the coding sequence ATGACTGGTGGCGCTAATTTAATTCTTACACAAGGTGGCATTTATCTAGCCAAGCTTAATCCCTCAAAGAAAGGAGAAGTAGGCAAGGTAAGGCCAGTAGTTGTATTAACGAATCAAATTATATTAGATTCTGAACCACCGATTATTTTTGTGTGCCCACTGAGCAGCCAGTCACATAAAAAATTTGCTAGCCTGCATATTGAAATTCCTGCTCGAGATAGTTTATCAACAGTAAGTTATGCACTCGTAGAGCATTGCAGAGCAATCTCACAACAGCGCATTGCAACACATCGCCTAGCGCAACTCCAGCATCGAGAAGTTGTTGATATCATTCAACGGCTAAATACCCTAATTGATTACCAGTTTTAA
- a CDS encoding superoxide dismutase: protein MTFSLPELPYDRKALAPHISEETLDFHYGKHHLAYVNNLNKLIEGTDLAKQSLEEIIKTSSGGIFNNAAQVWNHTFYWNSLSPNGGGEPTGALLEAINNTFGSFSAFKEAFTKAATTHFASGWAWLTKDAQGKLEISSTANAGTPMTDGKNALLTCDVWEHAYYVDTRNDRAKYVGNFWELVNWDFVAKNLSSK, encoded by the coding sequence ATGACATTTTCACTCCCAGAACTACCCTACGACCGCAAGGCATTAGCACCCCATATTTCAGAAGAAACCCTGGATTTCCATTATGGCAAACATCATTTGGCCTATGTGAATAATTTAAATAAATTGATCGAGGGGACTGATCTCGCTAAACAATCCTTAGAAGAAATCATCAAAACCTCTTCAGGTGGAATTTTTAATAATGCCGCACAAGTTTGGAATCATACTTTCTATTGGAATTCACTTTCTCCAAATGGCGGCGGTGAACCTACTGGAGCATTGCTAGAAGCAATCAACAACACATTTGGTTCGTTCTCTGCTTTTAAAGAAGCGTTTACAAAAGCAGCAACAACGCATTTTGCTTCTGGATGGGCGTGGCTAACAAAAGATGCTCAAGGTAAACTCGAAATATCGAGCACTGCCAATGCCGGCACACCAATGACCGATGGAAAAAATGCATTATTAACGTGCGACGTATGGGAACATGCGTATTATGTCGACACACGCAATGATCGGGCGAAATATGTCGGTAATTTTTGGGAATTAGTGAACTGGGACTTTGTGGCAAAAAATCTTTCTAGCAAATAA